The sequence below is a genomic window from Pyrobaculum sp. 3827-6.
CTCGAGGGGCAGTAGAGACGTGATGATGTGAGCCGCCAACTGGCTAATTGAGGAGAACTCGGCCCTGTAGATCTTGTCGTCGACGCCGATTTCCCACTCGGTTATGTACATGCCCTGGCATTTGAAGCCTACACACACGCCCTCCCGCGGGGGCCAGTCTACGACGTCTACATGCACGGTCTCCCCCAGGGCGTGGGCCAGGGCGTACGCGGCTAGGTAGGCGTCCACCGTCCTCTTGCTGTATATCCGAAGCGGGTTCTGCTTCAGGTACTCCAGGAATCTGTCGACGTGGTCAATAACAAAGTTTCTAATATCCACGTAGAGACAGCTACAGTATATATTAAGTTGCTAGGTGGGAGAGCTCCTGCGGGTTGTACACAAAGTCCCGCGGTAGCTTGCCCACCCTCTTGTAATACTTAACGAGGCGGTGTATCTTCGACTCGACGAGCTGGAGACCCCTCCTCGACGCTGAGTCCTTCGGGTGCTCCTCTAGATGTTTCCTAATTCTCAAAGCCCGCCTCACGAGGTTAAGCAAGTCCTCGGGAAGCTCCTGCTTGACGCCGCGCTCCTCTAGAATTCTCGTCAGCTTCTTGCCAGTAATCGGCTTCACCAGGGGGATCCCGTACTGATCCCTCAGTATTATGCCTATCTGCGACGGCTTGAAGCCGCGCCGGGCCAGCTCCACTGCTAGCTGCTCCACCTCCTCGGGGGTGTACTGAATCCAGTTGGGGACAGTTGGACGCGCCGGCCTGACAGAGCCAGACCTCCCCCTCTTGTCGCGCGATCGGTGAGGCACGGCGCAACTACTATACGCAGTTTATAAGTTTTACCGCTAACAGTATATATACCGGGGCCGGACGCTACGGGGCGTGGGCGAGCCTCCTCCATGGCTCTGGGACCTCCCGTTGATAAATTTATATAACACAGACGTCATTGGCTTTATGTACGACGTGCCTTTCGTCGCAACTCCCGAAGTCGTCGTGAGGAGGATGCTACAGCTAGCCCGGGTCCAGCCCGGCGAGGTGGTCTACGACTTGGGGTCCGGAGACGGGAGGATTGTCATCATCGCCGCGAAGGAATTCGGCGCGAGGTCCTACGGAGTAGAGATAAGGAAAGACCTCTACGAGCAGTCAATGGCGCGGATAAAAGACATGGGGCTCGCCGACAGGGCCACTATAATAAACGCCAGCTTCTACGACGTGCCGCTTACAGACGCAGACGTGGTGACCATGTACCTACTCACAAGCGTAAACGAGAGACTCAAGCCGAAGCTGGAAAAAGAGCTTCGGCCGGCGGCCCGCGTCGTGACCCACGACTTCGAGGTCCCCGGCTGGAGGCCGGTCGTGGTCGAGGAGGTTTACGAAGACTGGAGAAGCCACAAGCTGTACCTCTACAAGATACCCGGCAGGGAGATCCCCCTGCCCGGCAAGGCAGTCACGGTTGAGGACAGGTGGCTTAGACAAGTCGCCGAGCTAATCGACGGCAGCAGGTCGCTGGAGGAGATAGCCGGGAAGCTGGGGGTCCCTATTAGGAGGGTTAGGGAGGCTGTAGAGCAGTTAAGCAAAATCGGCGCCGTCGAGGAGGTGAAAATCATTAAATGAGGGAGGTCGTAGAGCTCTACAGGAGGATAGGGGGTTTCCAAGCTCTCCACGTCGCCGAGGCCTACGACATATTAAAAGAGGCTGTGGAGAAGGCCGACCTCCGGTTCCTGTCGTTTACGGGTAATCTAGCGGCCACGGGGCTGAGAGAGGTCTTCGCAGAGGCAATAGGCAGAGGGCTGTTCCACGCCGTGGTGACCACGGCGGGGGCTCTAGACCACGACATAGCCAAAAGCATGGGGGCCGCCTATACGCCCGGCTCCTTTGACCTAGACGACGTGGAGCTCTCCACAAGGGGGTACCACCGCCTGGGCAACGTGGTGATTAGGAAAGAGGAGTACGGCCCCCTTGTGGAGAAGTTTATACTACAGCGATGCGACAAGCTGTGGGGGAGGTCGCTGGCTACGTACGAACTCGCGGAGATCCTCGGCGCCGACATGCCCGAGAGCTCTATCCTCGGCGCCGCGGCGCGGGCAGGCGTCAAGATCTTCGTCCCCGGCATAGTCGACGGGGCCGTGGGCACCGCCCTGTTGACCTGTAACGACATCGCCAGGACTAGGAAAGGCGCCTCCAGAGTGTTTATAGACGTGTTAAAAGACGAGGAGGAGCTCAGAGAGTTGGTGTACAGAGCCGAGAAACTCGCCGCGCTCATTGTAGGCGGCGGCATTAGTAAACACCACGTGATATGGTGGGCCCAGTTCAGAGGCGGCCTTGACTACGCGGTGTACGTCACCACCGCCGTTGAGTACGACGGCTCCCTCAGCGGGGCGAGGCCGAGGGAGGCCATTAGCTGGGGCAAGATAAAGCCCACCGCTAAGTCCGTGTACATATATGCAGACGCCACGCTGGTTCTCCCAATACTTCTCAAATCCATCTAGTATGATCGCCGAGGTGTTGCCCGCCCTCCTCGCCTTCTCTACAGGAGCCGTCTTTGGCTGGTGGTGGGTCGGCTTCCAGAAGAGGCGAGGGATAACCTCCCGCGACGTCTACAAAGGCGTGGAGGGGGTGCCGAGGGCCGGCGGCCTCATAGCGCTGGTAGCCGCCGCCGCCGGCTACGCCGCGGCCACCCCCGTCAACACACAAGCCGCCGCGGTCCTGCTGATATCTCTCATAGTGGGCCTGCTGGGCTTTCTAGACGACTTGAGGGGGGTCAGCGAGTATGTACGGGTGCTGGTGCCGGTGGTCCTGGCGCTGGCGCTGGGGAGGGCCGTGGACGTCGTGAGGCTGACGATTCCCATGGTGGGCCTCTTCTACGGAGCCACGGGTTGGCTCGCGGTCTTGGCTCTGCCCATTATGACCAACGCCTTCAACATGCTGGACCCGGTCAACGGCTACCTCCCAGCCGCCAACGTAGTCATAGGCCTCGCGCTTCTAGCAACGGCGGCCGTGAAGGGGCAAGCCGAGGCGTCCCTCCTCCTGGCGATACACACGGCGGCGTCCGCGGCGCTGTACCTCTACAACCGCTACCCAGCCAAGACCTTCAACGGCAATGTGGGGAGCTACTTCCTAGGCGCCAGCATCTCCACCATAGCCGTGCTATACGACCTCGTGGCCTATTTAATACTGGCGGGACTCCCCTTCGTGGTGAACGGGGCCCTCATAATATTCTCGTCAGGGGGGATAAAGGGACGTGAAAAAATCCAGAGGCCCACCATCCTGGAGGGCGGGCTGGTGAGGCAGGACTGCGGCTCCCCCATTCTCACCCTGGTTAGGCTAGCCGTGGCCGAGAGACCCATGTCGGAGTACCAAATCTTCAAAGCCCTTACCCTCATCACGGCGGCCACCTCGGGGCTGACCGTACTGCTAGTCGTCGCGCTACGCCTGCTTTCTCTGCCGATATGAAAAAGGCGCTCCTCGTCGTCGCACTGTCCTACGGCTTTCTACTAGCTCTATTCGCAACGGCCGCGTGCGCATTGGCGGTGTTTAGGACGAAGATCATAGGCGGCTTCACTGTGGGCGACGTCGCGGTGGTACTCGCAGTCCTTATCTACGGACTGTTTATTTATACCGCCGGGTTATACGTAAAACGTGTCACTTGCAACGGCAGACGTCGAGACACTTAGGTGCATA
It includes:
- a CDS encoding UDP-N-acetylglucosamine--dolichyl-phosphate N-acetylglucosaminephosphotransferase, encoding MIAEVLPALLAFSTGAVFGWWWVGFQKRRGITSRDVYKGVEGVPRAGGLIALVAAAAGYAAATPVNTQAAAVLLISLIVGLLGFLDDLRGVSEYVRVLVPVVLALALGRAVDVVRLTIPMVGLFYGATGWLAVLALPIMTNAFNMLDPVNGYLPAANVVIGLALLATAAVKGQAEASLLLAIHTAASAALYLYNRYPAKTFNGNVGSYFLGASISTIAVLYDLVAYLILAGLPFVVNGALIIFSSGGIKGREKIQRPTILEGGLVRQDCGSPILTLVRLAVAERPMSEYQIFKALTLITAATSGLTVLLVVALRLLSLPI
- a CDS encoding class I SAM-dependent methyltransferase, which produces MYDVPFVATPEVVVRRMLQLARVQPGEVVYDLGSGDGRIVIIAAKEFGARSYGVEIRKDLYEQSMARIKDMGLADRATIINASFYDVPLTDADVVTMYLLTSVNERLKPKLEKELRPAARVVTHDFEVPGWRPVVVEEVYEDWRSHKLYLYKIPGREIPLPGKAVTVEDRWLRQVAELIDGSRSLEEIAGKLGVPIRRVREAVEQLSKIGAVEEVKIIK
- a CDS encoding 30S ribosomal protein S15 — its product is MPHRSRDKRGRSGSVRPARPTVPNWIQYTPEEVEQLAVELARRGFKPSQIGIILRDQYGIPLVKPITGKKLTRILEERGVKQELPEDLLNLVRRALRIRKHLEEHPKDSASRRGLQLVESKIHRLVKYYKRVGKLPRDFVYNPQELSHLAT
- a CDS encoding deoxyhypusine synthase, giving the protein MREVVELYRRIGGFQALHVAEAYDILKEAVEKADLRFLSFTGNLAATGLREVFAEAIGRGLFHAVVTTAGALDHDIAKSMGAAYTPGSFDLDDVELSTRGYHRLGNVVIRKEEYGPLVEKFILQRCDKLWGRSLATYELAEILGADMPESSILGAAARAGVKIFVPGIVDGAVGTALLTCNDIARTRKGASRVFIDVLKDEEELRELVYRAEKLAALIVGGGISKHHVIWWAQFRGGLDYAVYVTTAVEYDGSLSGARPREAISWGKIKPTAKSVYIYADATLVLPILLKSI